The Peribacillus sp. FSL E2-0218 genome contains a region encoding:
- a CDS encoding YpfB family protein, producing the protein MKTFERILIKVILIQLACLFLFQFLLSREDQIFDLTKLSKYEGVTSNNYTKIIETFNGITK; encoded by the coding sequence ATGAAAACATTTGAAAGAATATTAATTAAAGTGATTCTCATCCAATTGGCCTGCTTATTCTTATTCCAGTTCCTATTAAGCAGGGAGGACCAAATCTTTGATTTGACCAAGCTTTCGAAATATGAAGGCGTTACCAGCAATAATTATACGAAAATCATTGAAACGTTCAATGGGATTACAAAATAA
- a CDS encoding flagellar brake domain-containing protein, which yields MIKIGDILMLEQKYSAQKEKFKCMVVEMEPGFVYIDFPIHLETGKIAFLMDGTQLNVTFSNEEQAVYMFDSEVLGKVKGRIPMIQLSLPHLDTFVKIQRRQYVRQDVTLDAALHPEHAEFTPFRALTEDISAGGASIRLLKGATIQSASQIYLWLVLTLKSGEIHYLRLKSKVIRVTEKDLGNMLLHVQFVEPSKNDVQTLMRFIFEKQVDLKKKGLYA from the coding sequence ATGATTAAAATTGGTGATATATTAATGCTCGAACAAAAGTACTCCGCCCAGAAGGAAAAGTTCAAATGTATGGTTGTCGAGATGGAGCCTGGTTTTGTTTATATAGATTTTCCCATCCATTTAGAAACTGGAAAAATTGCCTTCCTGATGGACGGGACTCAGCTGAACGTCACGTTTTCAAATGAGGAGCAGGCGGTTTATATGTTTGATTCCGAAGTCCTGGGAAAAGTGAAAGGCAGGATACCGATGATACAGCTCTCCCTGCCCCATTTGGACACGTTTGTGAAAATTCAACGAAGGCAGTACGTTCGTCAGGATGTAACGCTTGATGCTGCCCTCCATCCTGAGCATGCCGAGTTTACCCCCTTTCGAGCATTAACGGAGGATATCAGTGCCGGCGGAGCATCGATAAGGCTTTTGAAAGGGGCAACCATCCAATCGGCTTCACAGATATACCTATGGCTGGTGCTAACGCTTAAATCGGGGGAAATCCATTACTTACGTTTAAAAAGCAAAGTCATCCGAGTGACGGAGAAGGATCTTGGCAATATGCTTTTGCATGTCCAATTTGTTGAGCCGTCAAAAAATGATGTACAAACATTAATGCGATTCATTTTTGAAAAGCAGGTCGATTTAAAGAAAAAAGGGTTGTACGCATGA
- the ypeB gene encoding germination protein YpeB translates to MIRNIVIALLVVGVGGTAFWGYQEHKEKNAILINAENTYQRAFHDLSYQVDLLHDKVGGTLAMNSRYSLSPALTDVWRITSEAQSDVGQLPLTLLPFNKTEEFLSKIADFSYKTAVRDLEKEPLNDQEYSTLQSLYAQAGDIQGELRKVQYLVLKNHLRWMDVEMALATGKENSDNTIIDGLKTVEKKVSGYGEANEMNPTFTSTQQRDENFKNLQGKTITKKEAIETAKRYAHSKSGNVEVNVEENGKGSDYGFYSVSILNKDSNSELNMDLTKKGGYPIWYINNRDVNKTNIDLNQAYTKAAEFLKEHDFSSLELFESAQYDNIALLNFVSSENGVKIYPDSVKVKIALDDGAVIGFSADEYLRSHKTREIGTPKIPAKEARDKINQNVKIMEEGKALIINDIGKEVLCYEFLGTIKEDTYRIFINADTGQEEKVEKLKNSEPVYENLI, encoded by the coding sequence ATGATCAGGAATATAGTCATTGCCCTGCTTGTTGTAGGTGTTGGAGGAACTGCATTCTGGGGCTATCAAGAACATAAGGAAAAAAACGCAATCTTAATCAATGCGGAAAACACTTATCAGCGAGCCTTTCATGATTTAAGCTACCAAGTAGATTTATTGCACGATAAGGTAGGCGGTACATTGGCAATGAATTCACGATATTCATTAAGCCCAGCACTGACGGATGTATGGCGCATCACTTCCGAAGCACAAAGCGATGTCGGGCAGCTGCCATTGACCCTGCTTCCTTTTAATAAGACGGAAGAATTTTTATCGAAGATTGCGGATTTCAGTTATAAAACAGCTGTACGTGACCTTGAAAAAGAACCATTGAATGATCAGGAATATTCGACTTTACAATCCCTGTATGCACAGGCAGGAGATATCCAGGGTGAATTGAGGAAGGTTCAATATCTCGTCCTTAAAAACCATTTAAGATGGATGGATGTTGAAATGGCCCTAGCGACCGGAAAGGAAAATTCGGATAACACGATCATTGATGGACTAAAGACCGTGGAGAAAAAAGTTTCAGGGTATGGGGAAGCGAATGAAATGAACCCGACCTTCACCTCAACCCAACAAAGGGATGAAAACTTCAAGAATTTGCAGGGGAAAACGATCACTAAAAAAGAAGCGATCGAGACTGCGAAGAGATATGCACATTCAAAAAGCGGGAATGTGGAAGTGAATGTGGAGGAAAATGGAAAAGGTTCTGATTATGGCTTTTATAGCGTCAGCATCCTGAATAAAGATTCCAATAGCGAATTGAATATGGATTTGACAAAAAAAGGCGGTTACCCGATTTGGTATATCAACAATAGGGATGTGAACAAAACCAATATTGATTTGAATCAAGCCTATACAAAAGCGGCGGAATTTCTTAAAGAACATGACTTCAGTTCGCTTGAACTCTTTGAAAGTGCCCAGTATGATAACATCGCTTTGCTGAATTTCGTGTCATCAGAGAATGGGGTCAAGATTTATCCGGATTCAGTCAAGGTGAAGATCGCCTTGGATGACGGAGCCGTGATCGGATTCTCGGCGGATGAGTATTTAAGATCACATAAAACGAGGGAAATCGGAACTCCAAAGATACCCGCGAAAGAAGCAAGGGATAAAATCAATCAAAATGTTAAGATCATGGAAGAGGGTAAGGCGCTGATCATCAATGATATCGGCAAAGAGGTTCTCTGTTATGAATTTCTTGGCACGATTAAGGAAGATACATACCGTATTTTCATTAATGCCGATACTGGTCAAGAAGAAAAAGTGGAAAAATTGAAGAATTCGGAGCCCGTATATGAAAATTTAATCTGA
- the sleB gene encoding spore cortex-lytic enzyme, which yields MKGISSKWKWLLLFSCITIGFGIYPETRTNAFSSQIIQKGAVGDDVIELQARLQNIGYYHGKIDGVYGWGTYWALRNFQQDFGLPVDGLGGTTTKKKLTNASNFNKQFVHDQINKGNEFTYYGGVDIDKQVKVKGNGNDSKSGGGNANAGKEPAKPGTSANLPGGYSQNDIQLMANAVYGESRGEPYTGQVAVAAVILNRVESAAFPNSISGVIFEPGAFTAVADGQIWLTPNERAKEAVVDAINGWDPSGNAEYYFNPETATSKWIWSRPQIKKIGKHIFCK from the coding sequence ATGAAAGGAATTTCGTCAAAATGGAAATGGCTTTTGCTGTTTTCGTGTATAACAATAGGTTTCGGAATTTACCCGGAAACAAGAACAAATGCCTTTTCGAGCCAAATCATTCAAAAAGGTGCGGTTGGAGATGATGTCATCGAACTTCAGGCACGCTTGCAAAACATCGGTTACTATCATGGAAAGATTGATGGGGTCTATGGATGGGGCACTTATTGGGCACTCCGAAACTTTCAACAAGATTTCGGGCTGCCGGTCGATGGCCTTGGAGGCACCACGACAAAAAAGAAGTTGACGAATGCCTCCAACTTCAATAAACAATTCGTCCACGATCAGATTAATAAAGGGAACGAGTTCACTTATTATGGCGGGGTAGATATTGATAAGCAGGTAAAGGTGAAAGGCAATGGGAATGATTCCAAGTCAGGTGGAGGAAACGCCAATGCAGGCAAGGAACCTGCAAAGCCAGGCACTTCAGCCAATCTTCCTGGAGGGTATTCGCAGAATGACATACAGTTGATGGCCAATGCGGTCTATGGAGAATCGCGTGGCGAGCCGTATACTGGACAGGTGGCCGTTGCAGCGGTCATTTTAAACAGGGTCGAAAGCGCTGCTTTCCCTAACTCGATTTCAGGCGTGATCTTTGAACCTGGAGCCTTTACGGCTGTTGCGGATGGGCAAATATGGCTGACCCCGAACGAACGGGCAAAAGAAGCTGTCGTGGATGCCATTAATGGATGGGACCCGAGCGGCAATGCCGAATATTACTTTAATCCTGAAACGGCAACAAGCAAATGGATTTGGTCGAGGCCGCAAATTAAAAAAATCGGAAAACATATCTTTTGTAAGTAA
- the prsW gene encoding glutamic-type intramembrane protease PrsW, with protein MLVMLSAAIAPGLALLSYFYLKDQYETEPISVVVKTFLFGVFLVLPIMFIQYVLETEHILNTDLANAFLWAALLEEFFKWFILIYVIYQHVAFDEPYDGIVYGAAVSLGFATMENILYLLANGVEHAFIRAVLPVSSHALFGVIMGYYLGKAKFSSSNNRFYLFLALIVPIALHGVYDYILVSQKFWIYFIMPFMIYLWWLGMKKVKKARLLSDFHAEKLSRNQFISK; from the coding sequence ATGCTGGTCATGTTGTCTGCGGCTATTGCGCCAGGATTGGCGCTTCTCAGCTATTTTTATTTGAAGGATCAATATGAAACCGAACCGATATCGGTTGTGGTCAAAACATTTTTATTCGGCGTCTTTCTCGTTTTGCCGATCATGTTCATACAGTATGTGCTTGAAACGGAGCATATTTTGAATACGGACTTAGCAAATGCTTTTTTATGGGCAGCATTGCTTGAAGAATTCTTCAAGTGGTTCATCCTCATTTATGTTATTTACCAGCATGTAGCCTTCGATGAACCCTATGACGGGATCGTGTACGGTGCGGCCGTATCGCTGGGATTTGCCACGATGGAGAATATCTTATATTTGCTGGCAAATGGAGTGGAGCATGCTTTTATCAGAGCCGTGCTTCCTGTATCCAGTCATGCCTTGTTTGGTGTCATAATGGGGTACTATTTGGGCAAGGCGAAATTTTCATCCTCAAATAATAGATTTTATTTATTTTTGGCATTGATCGTCCCGATAGCATTACATGGCGTGTATGACTATATTTTAGTGTCGCAGAAATTTTGGATATACTTCATAATGCCCTTTATGATCTACCTTTGGTGGTTAGGGATGAAAAAAGTGAAAAAGGCCCGTCTATTATCAGATTTCCATGCAGAAAAACTGTCCCGGAATCAATTTATAAGTAAATGA
- a CDS encoding asparaginase, with amino-acid sequence MEKISLITTGGTIASKETTNGMLASGALSGQELASTCELPNDIEVKVVDLFQISSMSMSFGKMEQLRLAIQKELEDPEVTGIVVTHGTDTLEETAYFLDITNNDRRPIVVTGSQRSPKEVGTDVYSNLRNSILCAASELLKDVGVVVVFNERIYSAKYVKKVHASNLQGFESFGYGYLGIIDNDVVSIYQKPLHREHYQTQNRIPRVDIIKCHTGADGIFIESAVQNGAMGIVLEGVGRGQVTPEMVESIQSAIDQGIAIVMTTSAEEGKVYPAYDYEGSAFDLKQRGVILGADYDSKKARIKLAVVLASENAVDETFFKY; translated from the coding sequence ATGGAGAAAATATCATTAATAACGACTGGCGGAACCATTGCCAGTAAAGAAACGACAAACGGAATGCTGGCTTCTGGTGCGTTAAGCGGGCAGGAATTGGCTTCAACTTGCGAATTACCCAACGATATCGAGGTTAAAGTGGTTGACCTTTTCCAGATATCGAGCATGTCCATGTCTTTTGGGAAAATGGAACAGCTAAGACTTGCCATCCAGAAGGAGTTGGAGGACCCGGAAGTTACCGGGATCGTCGTGACTCACGGAACCGATACATTGGAGGAAACGGCATATTTCCTTGATATCACGAATAATGATCGGCGCCCGATTGTGGTAACCGGATCACAGCGCTCTCCAAAAGAAGTCGGTACGGATGTATATTCGAATTTAAGGAATTCGATATTATGTGCTGCTAGCGAGCTTCTCAAGGATGTGGGTGTGGTTGTCGTATTTAACGAGCGGATTTATTCAGCAAAATACGTGAAAAAAGTGCATGCCTCCAATTTGCAAGGGTTCGAATCCTTTGGCTACGGGTATTTGGGCATCATTGATAACGATGTCGTCAGCATCTATCAAAAACCTTTACATAGGGAGCATTATCAGACCCAAAATCGCATTCCGAGAGTGGATATCATCAAATGCCATACAGGAGCCGATGGGATTTTTATCGAGTCGGCAGTCCAGAACGGTGCGATGGGGATCGTTCTTGAGGGTGTGGGAAGGGGTCAGGTTACGCCGGAGATGGTGGAATCGATTCAATCTGCGATCGATCAAGGGATCGCGATCGTCATGACCACAAGCGCTGAAGAAGGCAAGGTTTACCCAGCCTATGATTATGAAGGCAGCGCCTTTGATTTGAAGCAGCGCGGCGTGATTTTGGGTGCCGATTATGATAGCAAGAAGGCAAGAATCAAGTTGGCTGTCGTGCTGGCAAGTGAAAACGCAGTAGATGAAACCTTCTTTAAGTACTGA
- a CDS encoding YpdA family putative bacillithiol disulfide reductase, whose product MNVEEVIIIGGGPCGLAAAIALKDAGIQSLIIEKGNVVDSIYRYPTHQTFFSSSEKLEIGDTAFIIENRKPVRSQAMAYYREVVRRKDLRVNTFEKVEKVEKREDGKFSVKTSKGDYSALQVIVATGYYDHPNYMCIPGEQLPKVFHYFKEGHPYFNCDVAVIGGKNSSVDAALELVKSGARVTVLYRGTVYSPSIKPWILPEFEALVRNGTIKMEFGTNVDRITEDRVIYHVGEEEKAIKNDFVFAMTGYHPDHSFLASMGINIDKVTGRPDYDEETMETNVKGIYIAGVLAAGNNANEIFIENGRFHGGLIANHLTVKENETE is encoded by the coding sequence ATGAATGTGGAAGAAGTCATTATCATAGGTGGGGGCCCTTGTGGATTGGCTGCTGCAATCGCGCTTAAAGACGCGGGAATACAGTCCCTGATCATTGAAAAAGGCAATGTGGTGGATTCGATTTATCGTTACCCGACACATCAAACCTTTTTCAGCTCAAGCGAGAAATTGGAAATCGGAGATACTGCTTTTATTATCGAAAACCGGAAACCGGTCCGCAGCCAGGCGATGGCCTATTATCGGGAGGTTGTCAGAAGGAAAGATTTGCGTGTCAATACATTCGAAAAAGTGGAAAAGGTGGAGAAACGGGAAGATGGGAAATTTTCCGTCAAGACTTCTAAAGGCGACTATTCAGCCTTGCAGGTGATTGTCGCAACGGGATACTATGATCACCCGAATTATATGTGCATTCCCGGCGAACAGCTTCCGAAAGTGTTTCATTATTTCAAGGAAGGCCACCCTTACTTTAATTGTGATGTGGCAGTGATCGGCGGTAAAAACTCAAGTGTGGATGCGGCGCTTGAGCTGGTCAAATCCGGTGCAAGAGTGACAGTGCTCTATAGGGGTACCGTGTATTCCCCAAGCATCAAGCCCTGGATACTCCCTGAATTCGAAGCATTGGTCCGCAATGGAACAATCAAGATGGAATTTGGTACGAATGTCGACAGAATCACGGAAGATCGCGTCATATATCATGTAGGCGAAGAGGAAAAGGCGATAAAAAATGATTTCGTGTTTGCGATGACCGGATACCATCCTGACCATTCCTTTTTAGCTTCTATGGGCATAAATATTGATAAGGTTACGGGAAGGCCGGATTATGACGAAGAAACGATGGAGACGAACGTTAAAGGAATCTATATTGCCGGAGTTCTTGCGGCAGGCAATAATGCTAACGAAATCTTCATTGAAAACGGCAGATTCCATGGAGGCTTGATCGCCAATCATTTGACCGTTAAAGAAAATGAAACGGAATGA
- a CDS encoding Glu/Leu/Phe/Val dehydrogenase has protein sequence MESAKGNGHVNEEEKHDVLRSTQTVIHKALDKLGYPEEVYELLKEPLRLLTVKMPIRMDDGTVKIFTGYRAQHNDAVGPTKGGIRFHPNVTEREVKALSIWMSLKCGIVDLPYGGGKGGIVCDPRNMSFRELERLSRGYVRAISQIVGPTKDIPAPDVFTNSQIMAWMMDEYSRMDEFNSPGFITGKPLVLGGSHGRESATAKGVTICINEAAKKRGIDIKGARVVIQGFGNAGSFLAKFMHDAGAKVIGISDAYGALHDPEGLDIDYLLDRRDSFGTVTKLFKSTISNKELLELECDILVPAAIENQITEENAADIKASIVVEAANGPTTIEATQILTDRGILLVPDVLASAGGVTVSYFEWVQNNQGYYWSEEEVDEKLEKILVKSFNNIYELAQSRRVDMRLAAYMIGVRKMAEASRFRGWI, from the coding sequence ATGGAATCGGCAAAAGGCAATGGCCATGTAAATGAAGAGGAAAAACATGACGTATTGAGGTCCACTCAAACTGTCATACATAAAGCTTTGGACAAGCTTGGTTACCCGGAGGAAGTTTATGAGCTATTGAAGGAGCCCTTGCGCTTATTAACAGTGAAAATGCCAATCCGCATGGATGATGGCACGGTAAAAATCTTCACCGGTTATAGGGCACAGCATAATGATGCCGTAGGGCCGACAAAGGGCGGTATCCGTTTCCATCCAAATGTAACGGAACGTGAAGTGAAAGCATTATCCATCTGGATGAGCTTAAAATGCGGTATCGTGGATTTGCCATACGGCGGAGGTAAGGGCGGTATCGTTTGTGATCCTCGTAATATGTCCTTCCGAGAGCTGGAAAGGCTAAGCCGGGGCTATGTTCGCGCAATCAGCCAAATTGTCGGGCCGACTAAAGATATCCCGGCACCGGATGTTTTTACCAATTCTCAAATCATGGCTTGGATGATGGATGAATACAGCCGCATGGATGAATTCAACTCACCTGGGTTCATTACAGGCAAACCCCTTGTCCTTGGCGGTTCACATGGACGTGAATCTGCAACGGCCAAGGGTGTAACGATTTGCATCAATGAAGCTGCCAAGAAGCGCGGCATCGATATTAAAGGAGCGCGGGTCGTCATTCAAGGTTTCGGTAACGCCGGTAGCTTCCTAGCTAAATTCATGCATGATGCCGGTGCTAAGGTAATTGGGATTTCCGATGCATACGGTGCCCTTCATGATCCTGAAGGTCTTGATATCGATTATCTTCTTGACCGGAGAGATAGTTTCGGAACCGTAACCAAATTGTTTAAAAGCACCATTTCGAATAAAGAGTTGCTTGAGCTGGAATGTGATATTTTAGTTCCTGCTGCAATCGAAAACCAAATCACCGAAGAAAATGCTGCGGATATCAAAGCTTCGATCGTGGTCGAGGCAGCAAATGGACCTACGACAATTGAAGCGACACAAATCCTAACGGATCGTGGCATCCTGCTCGTTCCTGATGTCCTGGCCTCTGCTGGCGGCGTGACGGTTTCTTACTTCGAGTGGGTACAAAACAATCAAGGATACTACTGGTCTGAAGAAGAAGTGGACGAGAAATTGGAAAAAATCCTTGTCAAGTCTTTCAACAATATTTATGAACTTGCACAATCAAGACGAGTTGATATGCGCCTTGCCGCCTATATGATCGGTGTAAGGAAAATGGCTGAAGCTTCACGCTTCCGCGGTTGGATCTAA
- a CDS encoding genetic competence negative regulator: MKLERLTNNKIKIFLTLDDLIDRGITKEDILGNSLKVHKLFQDMVEEACEELSFKMSGSIAIEIFSLPAQGLIIIVTKDEEELLTDEEEFLDLQVKIDDFPHILYVFDEFEDIVQLSHRLSMQGLLKSNLYHYEGRYYLLIENVKDTTYDMVISLAAEYGHASTLTLCRINEYGTCIIENEAIDVLISHFR; this comes from the coding sequence ATGAAGCTGGAGCGATTAACTAATAATAAAATCAAGATTTTTTTGACCCTTGATGATTTAATTGATAGAGGTATTACCAAAGAAGATATTTTAGGGAATTCTTTAAAGGTCCACAAGCTGTTTCAGGATATGGTCGAAGAAGCGTGCGAAGAACTCAGCTTTAAAATGAGTGGTTCCATTGCAATCGAAATTTTTTCCTTGCCTGCCCAAGGACTGATCATCATCGTGACGAAGGATGAAGAAGAATTATTGACTGACGAAGAAGAATTCTTGGATTTGCAGGTGAAAATCGACGATTTCCCCCATATTTTATATGTTTTTGATGAGTTTGAGGATATTGTCCAATTATCTCATAGATTATCCATGCAAGGCTTACTGAAAAGTAACCTTTATCATTATGAGGGCAGGTATTACTTACTTATCGAAAATGTCAAAGATACCACTTATGACATGGTCATTTCCTTAGCTGCCGAGTATGGCCATGCTTCAACGCTCACTCTGTGCCGCATCAATGAATATGGAACCTGTATCATCGAAAACGAAGCGATAGATGTTTTGATTTCACACTTTAGATAA
- a CDS encoding MerR family transcriptional regulator — MQEGKYNIKAVSKLLNIQPGTLRAWERRYKFIEPVRNESGHRLYTEKHLQTLKWLINKTNQGFTISQAVSLLENTGSEDSGSTESRKDEQTIKLADDLIEALLNFNETKAQMLISQAFSMYTIEHTIVDVLGSILVRIGDKWENGEITSAHEHFASNILKARISSVMHTIPTNGFLPKALAVCAPGEKHEFGLLIFTIFLKRKGYETIYLGESVADKDLFKVLNIIKPRYLFMSCSQQENLEATLKLVEALKSDFPDLKIGLGGAALSLIPEETRAAFCGVLMGDTQSEWEEWL; from the coding sequence ATGCAAGAAGGTAAATATAATATAAAGGCGGTTTCAAAACTGCTAAACATACAGCCGGGGACTCTAAGGGCATGGGAAAGGCGTTATAAATTCATTGAACCTGTCAGGAATGAGTCAGGCCACAGGCTGTATACAGAAAAACATCTGCAAACCCTTAAATGGCTCATCAATAAAACGAATCAAGGCTTCACAATAAGTCAAGCCGTTTCTCTTCTTGAAAACACCGGGTCTGAAGATAGTGGATCAACGGAAAGCCGGAAGGATGAGCAAACGATCAAGCTAGCGGATGACCTGATCGAAGCGTTATTGAATTTCAATGAAACGAAAGCCCAGATGCTGATTAGCCAAGCCTTCAGCATGTATACAATCGAGCATACGATAGTGGATGTCCTTGGTTCGATACTGGTCCGAATAGGCGATAAGTGGGAAAATGGAGAAATCACCTCCGCTCACGAACATTTTGCTTCGAACATTTTAAAAGCAAGGATCAGTTCCGTCATGCATACGATACCGACCAATGGTTTTCTTCCAAAAGCGCTTGCTGTTTGCGCTCCTGGTGAAAAGCATGAGTTCGGTCTTTTGATCTTCACCATTTTCTTGAAGCGTAAGGGATACGAAACCATTTATTTGGGGGAATCCGTTGCCGATAAAGACCTTTTTAAAGTATTGAATATCATAAAGCCCCGATACCTATTCATGTCATGTTCACAGCAAGAAAACCTTGAAGCGACACTCAAGCTTGTTGAGGCGTTAAAAAGCGACTTTCCGGATTTAAAGATCGGTCTTGGTGGAGCGGCGCTCAGCCTTATACCCGAAGAAACGCGTGCAGCCTTCTGCGGCGTTTTGATGGGTGACACGCAATCGGAATGGGAGGAATGGCTCTAG